Within Telopea speciosissima isolate NSW1024214 ecotype Mountain lineage chromosome 8, Tspe_v1, whole genome shotgun sequence, the genomic segment TTAGGGGGCATCCAACCGTTGGATTATGCCCCACAAGTCCCtatccctaggcatgcatcgccctgggcgctgagctccctcgagaggagccggatccatcAGGCAGTGTGATGCGAGCCCAAATAAATATCTCGCTTCCCAACATTGGACACCGAATATCCCTCTCCCGTCTTGTTGATGCTCTCTCCAAACTCTAAAGTCAAAagttgaaaacccaaaaccatcgCTAGCCAAAACCCTTGGAAACCCAATATTTCGGATAATTTTTCTGTTGGTATAAATTTTGATGGGACTTATTTATTGATTGTTCACTAGCCCTTTTAATTTCTTCCACCGCAGAGTGTTTAGCTTCGGAGCTCAAAATTGGAATCGATCTGATCGAATTCTATCATTTATAGTCGTACGAAGCTAGATTTTGATTGGTATGCCTTTGGTTTCGTGATCTTTTCAATTTCTCAATTTCTAAGtaattttgttcttgaactcaTTTGTATTGGATAACAAACTATTCTGGTTGTTTGAGCTTTTCAGAAATTTCTGTTGTGTTTTCACTTATTTAGCTGTTTTGTTTAATGGGCAATTTAGTGTGGAGATCTGTTGTTCTGCTGATTGAAATTCGGATATGTTATTTGATTCAAAGTTTCGTTTCCGTGATAAACCCTTTTACCCGTCTCCTATTACTGTTTTTTTTAgattgttttttgttcttcgATCGACTGttaagttgtttttattttacttgTTTATTGTCTGCTGAGTTCAGAGAATTTTATGGAGGCAGCATTtagtatgcattctaagtcgatttcgcattcttgggtGATACAAATAGGTGTTTTTATCgcctgagaatgcgaaatcaaccaaGTTTGCATTCCAAGAACGCACACAAaacacagcccaaattacaccTGTTCCACAATGCCACTCTTTGTTCAGTGTTCCATTAGTTTATTTTGAGTTGGTGTGAGAGTTGGTAGTTCATGTTAACTGTGTTTGGGGTTGTTGTTCCCCAATGCTCTTGGGAGCTGCCagtcatcaaatggagatgcACTTAACTGATAGAAGGCAACaatttttgcttttgatttgtgGCAGTTAGCCTATTTCCTGTCATTTCTTTAAAGAAGGCCTTAAACATTTTAATTTGATCCTTGGTTCTTACTCAAcctaagccttttcccaactacaTGGGATCTGCTACACCGATCCTGTTTTGGCATTCCACCCTGTTGAAAGCCAACTTACAACGTGGTCAACCCAAACCTATTTATATCCTTTCAGAACACTTCTTCCCAAGTAATTTTAGGTCTACCATTTGGTCTTTTCAGCTCCACTAGTCTGCATTACTCGTACTTATTGCCACATtcaaaggcctctgttgcaAATGCCCATACACATCAAATATCTCTTCTTAAAGTGAACAAGTGCCTAGCACACTTGGTAGCATGTGGTGTTCGGAAgcccattgctaccaggaggtcttgggttcaagcctcctggttcacatctcccctcccccatatatatatatatatatatattgcttgTAGTTTTTCCACTCATCCTTCTCAAAACCTTCATCTTATCTACACTTCTTTAATCAGATTGCTTTATTTCAAGCAATCCTTATTTTCCAAACTTTTCAATACCTATAAATTTCTCCATATTGTACACCTTACTTCTGTTCTGTTGCCATTCTAAGCAAAAGTTGTACCaaatttttttggcttttgggcATCTGTCGCTATATTTCTGTCAACGTGATGTTCCTCACTTTTCTAGgactcttcttttcttcataaCCTTGACACTATTTGATAGGCTTTGCCGCTTTGGTATGTGTTTGTGTTGTAGTttttccactcatccatctcaacaccTTCATCTTATTTACACTTCTTTAATCAGATTGCTTTATTTCAAGCTATCCTTATTTTCCAAACTTTTTTCCACTCATCTATCTCAACACCTTCATCTTATCTACACTTCTTTAATCAGATTGCTTTATTTCAAGCAATCCTTATTTTCCAAACTTTTCAATACCTATAAATTTCTCTATATTGTACACCTTACTTCTGTTCCGTTGCCATTCTAAGCAAAAGTTGTACCaaatttttttggcttttgggcATCTGTCGCTATATTTCTGTCAACGTGATGTTCCTCACTTTTCTAGGACTCTTCTCTCCTTCATAACCTTGACACTATTTGATAGGCTTTGCCGCTTAGGTGTCTCTTAGAAATTTCTGCTATAGTTGCTCGAACTCTATCGATGCTTTTGCACCGGCAGTCCCAAGTTCATATACTGGAGCATTGGGAGTCACAGGTTGGCATTAAAGCCAAAAATTTTGGCATGGATTGTGAAAGTTTGCCATATGTTGAACCTGGATTTGTGTAGCCAATCTCAAATAGTTGGGACTTGGGATAAAGCTTAGTGAGTTGAGTGGGGATAGCTATAGTTTTCAACATCTATTAAAACTCTGTAGTTTTTATCGGCATTAAAATCATATAAGTTCGTTTTGCAGGTATTTACATCAACTTTTGGCTGGAGTGATTAAACGTCAATATGGCACATTTACTGTCAACTTCTTGTTCTTTGAAGCCTTCAGCCAACATAAAACCTTGCTCTAGACCACTGAATCAATGTTCTGCTACTTATCCAACTTTTTTTACAGTACAAACTTCCCGATCCCCGTTTAAAAGACTTGTTTCACAAGAAAAAAGAACCCAAAGACCCTGTACTGTCTATGCAACTGCAGCTCCTATAAGCCAcgaagcccaaaccaaacccaactcTGGCTCTCATCTCAGCATCACTGAACCAACTAAGCCGAAGAGGGTTATGGTCATTGGTGGAGATGGCTACTGTGGGTGGGCCACTGCCCTACATCTCTCCAATAAGAATTATGAAGTTGCAATTGTTGATAGCATGGTCCGCCGCCTCTTTGATCACCAACTTGGCCTTGACTCCCTCACCCCTATCTCTTCCATCCATAATCGCCTCCGCCGTTGGAAAACTCTCACTGGAAAAACCATGGAGCTCTACATTGGTGACATCTGTGACTTTGAATTCCTAGCAGAAACCTTTGACTCCTTTAAGCCTGACGCACTGGTTCACTTTGGCGAACAAAGATCAGCTCCGTACTCAATGATTGATCGTTCTAGAGCAGTATTCACACAGCAGAACAATCTTATTGGAACACTTAATGTTCTTTTTGCGATAAAGGAATTTAGAGAGGAATGTCATCTTGTGAAACTTGGGACTATgggggaatatggaactcccaACATAGACATTGAGGAGGGATACATAACAATTACTCATAATGGACGAACAGATACTTTGCCTTTTCCAAAGCAGGGAAGCTCATTCTACCACCTGAGCAAAATTCATGATTCAACCAATATAGCCTTTACTTGCAAGGCTTGGGGGATCAGAGCCACTGATCTGAATCAAGGAGTGGTCTACGGGGTCAAGACCGATGAGACTGAAATGCATGAAGAGCTCTGCAATAGGTTTGATTATGATGGAGTGTTTGGAACAGCACTTAACAGGTTTTGTGTCCAGGCTGCTGTTGGACACCCAATTACAGTATATGGCAAAGGGGGACAGGTATGATTATGAGGGTTTTCCCAGCCCCGCATTCTGCATTATCATGTTTGCTTTTCTTCCAAATTCTTGTTTTAGAATGAACTAACTGGTAAGAATCCATGGCACTGGGGGGGAAGGAGGGGAACAAGACAAGAAGGCAAGAGAAGAGGATAATATGCCATTTCAGGGCCCACCCTGAGTTCTCCTTTGCCAAAAGTCGCCCTGGTCAAATGATCCTGAACACCTTAAACTTCTTATTCgaccattaaaaaaaaggacaatGGCTTCAAACCCAGAAGGTTATAATTCAAATCAAATAGTTATGAACATCTGATGGGACTCATTACCGGCATATCCTCTTGGAGggattttttaattgaatttatGAGCTCTCTTGGATCTGTCATATATAGGAACATATTTGTTCCTCCTATCCTTATCGTCCCTAGAGCACTTATTCTGAAACGTAATCAATCTTTCCCTGATGTGACCTCAATTATGCAATATTTTCTGCCATTTATTAAATCATGGGATGTCTCGGTCAATAAGCCAATATATTCTGTGATTCTGACACTTGTACCCTCCTTTTTTACTTTGCAGACCCGGGGATACCTCGACATCCGAGATACAGTCCAATGTGTTGAGCTTGCTATTGCAAACCCAGCACAGCGTGGTGAGTTCCGGGTTTTCAACCAGATCACTGAGCAGTTCTCTGTCAATGAACTTGCCGCACTTGTCACAAAAGCAGGAAAGAAGCTAGGAGTGGATGTACAAACCGTATCTGTGCCCAACCCACGGGTGGAGGCAGAAGAACATTATTACAATCCTAAGCATACCAAGCTTATGGAATTGGGCCTGAAACCACATCTCCTCTCTGATTCTCTTCTTGATTCGTTGCTCAATGTTACCATCAAGTACAAGGATAGAGTTGACACAAAACAGATTATGCCAAATGTTTCTTGGAGAAAAATTGGAGTGAAGCCAAAGACAGTTGCAGCCTAATTGGGTAGCCATTAGCATAGGATTCAGTCAATATGAGAAAGTTGACGACAGCCTTGTTGTTTTATTCTAATATAAACATGTATTacctgtgacatttttggggtCTGTTGTTTGGTGAAATTCTCACTCCAGTCAGCCTGGTGAGTCAACTTGCCTGAATTAGTTGGATTTTTATTCTCTGCCATTTAAATAACAGATTGAAGTTCGTCAGTAACTAATGTTTGGATggaaatttttcttttcttttttctttttaaatgagAATGCCTGGATAAAACTTGATTCCACTTGAACTACACACAGTTTCCCAATTGTCTGCAACTTGAATTTTCTCAACTGTTTGCTATATTGAATAATTGGACAAAAATCATAAGGGATTACTACGTTATCTGGGCCTGTCAGGTCATATTGTCTGAAGATGTTCCCTCACGGATTGGAAAGGAAGATGCCATTAACAGGAAGAATTAGGTTGGTCGCAGGGAGTGGAGGACTACATCTTGAAGGGAGCTATCTCTCTTCATGGCGGCTTTGAACTCTTCAAAGGTGACCTTTCCATCAGTGTTGGCATCCATTCTTTCAAATATCTCATCTAGTGTGCCAGGTTCTGTGATATCTCCTGGAAGGCAGTCCTCTGGCAATGCCTGCCCAGTTTGATATGTCCTGTTAAGATCAATGGAAAGCAAAAAGGGGATGGATTCAAAGGTAAGTGAAAGGGGAGAGATGATACCCTGAGCATGGATGCCACTTCGTCTTTGGTGATCGATCCAGACCTGTCCGCATCATACATCTAACAGCCAGAAAAAAGCATAGGAGTTCAGTTTTAGTTCCAGAAGAATTCATCTTTGAAATCGGATACTGTAACAAAAGGGTTAAaaagggagggaaaaaaaagtgGAAGAAGCATAACTAGTTTAGACTTTTGAACGAAAGAAATCTCAGAATCATGATAGGGAGGACCCTATCTTTGCATCATTCATGTGTACAGATGCAGGGAAACATGGAACCAGCCAAGCTATGTTGTTTGTGGAAAGTTTACCCAATTTGATGATGGTAAGTAGGTTACTGTCCTATTTAGATTTTCTTTATACTGGATCATTtcataaatattttcttttaaaaagaaTGTGAATTCTACTACACTACAACCAAAGCTAGAAGTAATCAAGGCGTTTCATTGAGGAAAAACAAGTGCATTTAAAACTTGCTAATGAGATAAAATTAAGATGAAGCATCTCCTGATTATATAATTTTGTGAGGAACAATAAAATATTGCTATAATAGGAACAAAACTAAGTGTAATTTAGTTATAATAGTGAACCAAGTCAAATTTGCTTTTAGAAATAGACGAATATctatataaaatatattgaattttgttcctttttacttttcctttgttttatgttttttggttGCGGTTGGGGGCAAATATCAAACATGAATACAAGTTCCTAGATTATtatcaaaattgaaatatttaGTTTCAGAATTGAATTCTAACCTACTGATCTTGTTTTGTAAATTTGGTGACCATTGAAGTgctaacagttgtttcaaacaTTATAGCATAACATTGTGTGTGTGATGACAGGATCTCctaacaaaattttaaaaaagaaaaaaaatataaaaagggaaaaagaaagagagaaaaggctGTGGTCATCTGATCAGATTGATTTCCAGTTGCCAATGGATGTCTTCATTTTCATGTAATCTGAAGCTATGGAAAATACTTTGAACACAATATGATTAAAACAATTATAATCCTTCAACTCTATTCAATttatttccaaaagaaattttatGGAGAAGACATGTAAGGTCACCTGAAAACAAAGGTGAAGAGCATCATCTCCTTGTGAATGTCTAAGAGTTGAGAACCCACATAGTATCTCTCTCATGTCCACGGTCCCATCTTGGTTATTGTCAAATAGGTCAAAGATACGGCGAGCAAGAGGAAGCAGTGAGGACATATTCATTGCTTTTAGCACCTCTTCAAACTCAGATAATGTGGCGATAACACACTCTTTCCGTCTGCATTTTGGAGAACTTATTCACTCTTAGAGATTCAAATACTGCTGAACTAATGTTAATTacaaatcctttatttttttgaattcaCAAAAGTTACATGAACAATTTCAATATGATAACTCAGCCATGATTTGTGCCCTAGATCCAGTACTGCAACACTTTCAAATTGTATGTTGATCTGGACTGACTTCACCAGTACAGATCATGTTGGCTGTCAAGTGGTTTATTCACTGTACTAAATGATAGGTAATAGTGTACTTATATTGGTGCCATCTCACTGAGAAATAAAGACTTGGATTTTTGAAAACTGCTTAAACTGTTTGAATGTTGTCAAAGTAATCAACTTCCAATAATGTTTACAGGTTAGTTCCTCACCATTGatcatcttcttttttgttaGGGGTTGGTGGGGGTGCAAAGAATGCATTTGTACAGATTGCTCCCATACAATTTGCTAGCTTCTGGTCTTTTATAATACACCAAAAgctaataataatgataaacaACTGAAATTGAAAGATCCTAGCATTCTACATTCTCTGTATTCAATCATGCTGAAGTCAAATTCTTGATATTTCATCCATAAAGGTCTCTCTCTTTTGGTCTTGATATAATTTTAAACAACTATACCAATCACCAGATATACTGGCAGCCGAACTCTTCGGGTGCAGTTTGAACATACAATAATCAAATTACTTTTGTGTCCCAGCTGGGAGGAAGAAAGGGTATTGCCATAGTCAAGCAAATTGACTTCTTGTCAATGGCTCTCTAGACATATTTAGGGGTGTTCTTCTCCATTGCTATGCCTAGTGAAAATAACACTTAACTATTTGCCATATGGTAGTACATGGGTTTATTCATGTAATAGAGGACCACAAACATCTCATTAGtataatttcagcttaaaatgagtaaagaaatttgctaaaataaaagacccatttgtattttatattcatctccatttgatcgcattttggtaattttactaaaactttgaatcaaagtTTGAGATACTCTTCCtgcttactttggactaaaattcgGCTATTGAGATGTATAGGAGGAGGTCCTTCATCatatggactaacccatgtactgccaAGTGACAAATATTgaaacattatacttcactaggcatagtgatgcaGAGGAACTAAATTTAGATCTTCAAATTTTCACAATCAGGGTCATCTAATCAACAAGGAGCTTGTCAAAGGAGATAGGTCTTGAGTGAATGTGGACACTCACATATTCTTGAAATGCATCCTCAACTTCTCAAGTTCCTCTGGTGTAAGATAATGAGACTCTAAAAGATTTCTTAGCCTCTTTGTTCGCAACATTACCGTGCTACTCAACAGGCTCGCTATCCCAGCTGCTCGAAATTTACGTCGGCCATTGAAAGAATGTAATCGAGAAACGATTTCGGCATCCATGAGCTCCTGCTTTGCTGAATCCCCTATGACCCAAGGATGCAAAAGAATCTGTTTACAGATTGAATGGGCATCATCAGTAAATTATTAAAGTCAGTTTGTGGAAAGGAATGAGAAAATCAAAACAGGGTGATCAATCTGGAGATTTTCATCTGTTCAGTCGCAATATGACTTTTGTACTTCTTTATCCATCCTAGTTTCTTGAATTTTTTATCCAAACTGATGCAGATAAGTTAcctaaagggtttattttattgtaaaTAAGCCTGGgctgggttgggttatgtatgtgtgtAATCGCACAACAATATTGAAGAACTTCAAACTTTGAACTCATAAAACTGTATCTGAGCCAGCCAATGGCTCTTATAAGCTATATATAGCTAACTTAACTTAGAATTCTAATTTAACGAcgaaaaacaaatcaaattgctaagaaacaaaaataagaagcaaaCTAATAAAGGAATCCTTCTCAACAAGGTGAAAGAATTCAAAGTCCATTAAAcatcttaaaaataaaaagaattaacTACGCCTAATCCTATATGCCTACCTTTTACCCATTTTTTAGGTCCATTAAAGTGACTCATTACAAtaaaaacacatggaatcaaagcctcaacacatacataacccaacccaagacttatttccaataaaacaAACCCTTTGGATGACTTAACTGCATCACAAACATTGCCAACTTCATCCAGAAAGTGATCATATCATACCTCTTGAGCAGTTGGTCTTTTTTGAGGATCAACAGTCAGAAGGCGGGATATCAATTGTTTTGCTGATGGAGAAATGGTTTTCCAAGTAGGGTCTTTGAAGCTGAAATCTCCCTGTGAAGAGATCAATTGAATAAACTACAAGGGAGATATCATGAAAAGGGAAATTAAACTTGGGACTATGGTAGAGTGACAATTCTGCACACAACcgaaagcaaaaggaaaaggaCTTACAGCCAATATGAGTTGCTGTTTTTGCCGAAATGATGTAGCTTGGAAAGGTGGATCACTGAAATATTGAAAGAAGAATCATTGagattcaagaaaaaaaatgtttcaaaCCAAGTCCAGAAAGAGTTGCTGACATACATACCCAGAGAGAAGTATATACAGAATCACTCCCAAAGACCACATATCAGTTGCACATGTTACTTTTCCCTGAGATAAGGTCTCAGGTGAAACATAATCAATTGAACCAAACAACCCAACTATTGGTTCAGTGAATTCCTCCACAGAACTCACTCCAAAGTCCATAATTTTCAAAGGTGAATTCTCACTATTGTTCAAGAAAAGGCAGTTTTCTGGCTTCAAGTCATGGTGGACGATATTGGCACGATGAAGGGCACTTAATCCATTGGCAATTTGTCGAACCATTGCTGCAGCTTCTGCTTCTGAATACTTCTCTTGATCCACTATTCGATCGAAAAGCTCACCCCCAGAGCACAGCTCTAGTACAAGGTGGACACCATTTAGGTCTTCATAGAGATCATAGAGGtcaatcacatttggatggggTGTCACATCTTCTACTATCTTCCTCATAACTGTAATCTCATTAATCAGCAAGGCATCTGAAACTGGTAAATTCGTCTTCccttttttagtttcttttgaGGCTGTGTTGCTCTCCTCCCTCAGACTTTCTGGTTTTTGCACAAAACTTCCGAACCTCTTGAGAGTTTTGATAGCTACCTGGGATTTGCGTCCATTGGACTTGCAAATTCCTCTCCTCACAACTGAAAATCCCCCTCCACCAAGAACGTCCTTGACATAATAATCGTCCGATACTTCCCTTGTTTTTGACCTCATGATTTACCCAAAATCTGATAACAAAGATCACCAGAGTTCTTGATATTTCTTTACTTGTTCACGCCGAAACAAAGAGCTGTATTCTTAAAATTAGAACCTGATAGTAGTTCAAAAACAGAATCAGAACTACAATGCAAGAACCTCGCCCATGATTCATTTTGGAAATCATCCAAATTACATTAtgccaagaaagaaaaaaaaaagtaacaaaacaggACACTAATTAGGAGAAACCCAATCCTTCACAGAACACAGTAGCTGAAAGCTGGAGATCTGAAAACATTAACATCAATGTGTTATAGGGTAAACCAAATGATAATTTGTGACAATGTCACTAAATAACAAATATATCACAGGTATCACCATTGATTATAACAATTCAATAACCAAATGAAGAACAATGTTACAAAGATAACACAAAAAGCTTTAAGAACACATCCAATTTCCAACTGTttcaaggaaattttttttttggggggtggggggggggaggggggttgggAAACCACGGTTAATCACCAAAAACCATTTAGAAACCCAAGAGAGACCAACCTTAATtaaatatcatcatcatcagaagaagaaggacgagAAACAGGACTGGTTATTGCATAGGTTAAGGtgataaaaggaaagaaacccATCTTACAGGTTAGTGACAGGAAGGGATTGGAAGTTGACGTTGATTGATTTCATTCCTTGATCAGTTTCAGCCATTAAATTACAGCCTTAAAATAAAATGGAATGCAGGTGGAATGATGTGCAAGGAAATGAGGGAAGAAAACTGGTCGGCTTGGAGCcgaagaagagataagagagaatCCCCTAACCTTAGCACTTCCATGAAGATCTCTTCTGTTTCTGTAATCCTTTCAGAGACAGACagagaggggggagagaggaaGACAGAGAGCCGTTAAAAGATGAAGAGTTTGTTATGAGGATATTTTTGTAATTGAGAGAATGGTTGATGGGCCTAATGGCCAATGGATCCTCAAAAGACCTATGACTGGAGGTCCATAAAGCTCCATGAGCCCACTGGACCCAGCGATTGTCCTCcacatccaaaaataaaatgagcCCACTTGTGAACTTGGTTTTCTTTCAATTAGTTAATTCCCTTCATGAGacctattcttttttttttttgttggtaaatgCAAATTTATTAGAAATACACCAAGAGCTCATGGATGCCAAACAAGGCCTTCCTTGCCAAGGAGTCAGCTATGCTGTTTAACTCAACATGGGTGAGATTTCTACCTTTCAGGGGGTCATTTCTCCCCATCTTATATTTGGGTATAGGAGCTACGCTCCTAAACAATGTactttttcttgtattttaatagggagaaagaacattgTCTGCCACTATAACATACGCTAGAACCTcctgtgtttatctctctcctcctataATAAGGACAAATATGTCataggagagaggagagagatagacctaGGGAGACACTACCGTAAGCAACACAACATGacaacattctttctcccatttaaatatatataatgatGTGGTGCCTAATATAAGAAATAGGGTGGATGTAATAAATTCCCAATTataattgggttacatcaaggatcaattTTAAACCATTATTTGTTGCCATTTATCATAAATGAATTAAAgaaaatttacacatatcatccctcaggtttgacgaaaggatattttcaccccccaagttttggaaaattctgcatacctcctgaggtttgcaaatggtaacaaataagcctattccgttagttcatgactaatactgttaaaaattagacttaaaCCGATGGAATTACCCTTTtaaaaagaacccaaaaaaacataaaaaaacaaaacctgcaactcatctaccccaaaatcgattggggaagttGAGTTGCAACCTGCTAaacctcttttattttatttgtcttctgtttcttcattgtttctttcttccctccccTGTTCCTCCTTCCTCGGGTTTCTTGTTGTGGAGTGTGGGTTTGGTTATTCTGTATGATGTTCCTTTTTAATTGGGTTATGGGGTTTCTCTGGAATTTTGGTTAGGGTTCTTATTCGATTTGATGGATTGGAGCTGGATTTGGGTTCATTTTGGCCAATTATGTACTCTATTTGGGATTATTACATATCGATTCTGCTGTATCATCGTGGTGGATGTCTTATTGACTTGATTGGGTTCTAGGGTTTCACAGCGCAggatttttatcattttctgcTGTGTCAATTCTTTAATTACTTGAATCTCTTCTGCTTCTGCcgatcaaaaagaaaaaattggaaatgGTTTCAAATTAGTTGCAGATTTTAAGTACAATTCTTGTGATCATTTGTCGATGTTCTTGTATTTGACCATCATGTAATCTTCTGACGAATTCTCTGTATCTTTGTAGACGGTTGTTCCACTCAACACATGGATCCTCATCTCCAATTTCAAAATTGCTTACAATCTCCTTCGCCGGCCGGATGGCACTTTCAACCGCCACCTCGCCGAGTTTCTAGACCGTAAAGTCCCTGCAAACACCACCCCTGTTGACGGAGTCTTCTCTTTCGACGTCGTAATCGACAAAGCCACCAGTCTCGTCACCCGGGTTTAACGACCAGCACCAACCGATGCAGCTCAGCCGGGCATTATGGAACTCGAAAAGCCCCTTACACTGATGTCGTCCCTGTCATAATCTTCTCCCATGGAGGAAGCTTCGCTCACTCCTCCGCCAACAGTGCCACCTACGACACTCTTTGCAGGCGACTCGTCGGCATCTGTGATGCGGTAGTGGTCTCCGTAAACTACCGCCGTAAAACCTGTACCCTTGTGCTTATGATGATGGATGGGCAGCTCTCAAGTGGGTAAGCTCCAGGCCATGGCTATGGAGCGGGAAGGACTCTAAGGTTCACGTGTCCTTGTATGGAGATTGCTCTGGAGGTAACATGGTTCATAATGTCGTGATTACAGGTGGGTtttttgggaagatgagttgcaggtgttttttttttttggtttttttaagggcaattctgtcagttcaagtctaatttttaacagtgttagtcatgaactggcGGAAttggcttatttgttaccgtttgcaaacttTAGGGGGATACGCAGAATTTCCAAAAACTGGGGGTGAAGAtatccttttgtcaaacctcaggggtggtatgtgtaaatttcccatgAATTAACCAAAGA encodes:
- the LOC122671311 gene encoding calcium and calcium/calmodulin-dependent serine/threonine-protein kinase-like, which encodes MRSKTREVSDDYYVKDVLGGGGFSVVRRGICKSNGRKSQVAIKTLKRFGSFVQKPESLREESNTASKETKKGKTNLPVSDALLINEITVMRKIVEDVTPHPNVIDLYDLYEDLNGVHLVLELCSGGELFDRIVDQEKYSEAEAAAMVRQIANGLSALHRANIVHHDLKPENCLFLNNSENSPLKIMDFGVSSVEEFTEPIVGLFGSIDYVSPETLSQGKVTCATDMWSLGVILYILLSGDPPFQATSFRQKQQLILAGDFSFKDPTWKTISPSAKQLISRLLTVDPQKRPTAQEILLHPWVIGDSAKQELMDAEIVSRLHSFNGRRKFRAAGIASLLSSTVMLRTKRLRNLLESHYLTPEELEKLRMHFKNIRKECVIATLSEFEEVLKAMNMSSLLPLARRIFDLFDNNQDGTVDMREILCGFSTLRHSQGDDALHLCFQMYDADRSGSITKDEVASMLRALPEDCLPGDITEPGTLDEIFERMDANTDGKVTFEEFKAAMKRDSSLQDVVLHSLRPT
- the LOC122671312 gene encoding UDP-sulfoquinovose synthase, chloroplastic, with protein sequence MAHLLSTSCSLKPSANIKPCSRPLNQCSATYPTFFTVQTSRSPFKRLVSQEKRTQRPCTVYATAAPISHEAQTKPNSGSHLSITEPTKPKRVMVIGGDGYCGWATALHLSNKNYEVAIVDSMVRRLFDHQLGLDSLTPISSIHNRLRRWKTLTGKTMELYIGDICDFEFLAETFDSFKPDALVHFGEQRSAPYSMIDRSRAVFTQQNNLIGTLNVLFAIKEFREECHLVKLGTMGEYGTPNIDIEEGYITITHNGRTDTLPFPKQGSSFYHLSKIHDSTNIAFTCKAWGIRATDLNQGVVYGVKTDETEMHEELCNRFDYDGVFGTALNRFCVQAAVGHPITVYGKGGQTRGYLDIRDTVQCVELAIANPAQRGEFRVFNQITEQFSVNELAALVTKAGKKLGVDVQTVSVPNPRVEAEEHYYNPKHTKLMELGLKPHLLSDSLLDSLLNVTIKYKDRVDTKQIMPNVSWRKIGVKPKTVAA